The genomic DNA CGGTTCAGGATATTGCACGGCAAAACCCGAGACTTGATTAGCAAAATAAGCGTTGATCGCGGGCACTTTCAGCATGTCATTGAATAAGCCCCGAAGCGCTCTCCCCCGCGCCGAGAAGGCGGTGATCAGGTGGCTCTGCGCCATCGTCGTGTCGCGAAGATAGATACCGACCGGCAGGCGTTCGGATTCATATGTGTCGAGCAACTCTGCGGGCGCGGTTCCCGTCGCCACCGCTGCCAGCTTCCAGCCAAGGTTCATCGCATCCTGAATGCCGACATTCATCCCCTGCCCGCCAGCCGGCAGATGAATGTGGGCCGCATCGCCCGCCAGGAATATGTTTCCACGACGATAGGACTTTGCCAGCCGCGTTTCGTTGTCAAACCGCGACAACCACAAAGGGGAATGGGCGCCGAAGTCAGAACCAACGACCCGCGCGGTTGCCCGGCACAACTCTTCCAGTGTAACCGCATCCTGCCTTCTGCGACCGCTGTCTTCAGCCTCGTTGACGACGATCCGGTAGTGCACCCCGTCGCCAAGTGGCGCTATCAGCACACAACCGTGCTCGTTGAAAGCCGATACCAGGGGCGCGTCCGGTGGAGACGCCAGAACAACGTCGCCCAAGAACCAAGTACCGCTCCCGGAATGACCCTCGAATTCGATCCCCGCCTGTAAGCGAACCAGGCTTCGCGCCCCGTCTGCGCCCACGACGTAACGTCCGTGAAGTTCAAACGGCCTCTCGTTGGCGCCGGAGACTGTGACGCCGCCATCGGCTCCGGAAACGACTCTTTCCGCCACGGCGCCGCGATGAATCTCCACACCGAGTTCCAGAGCGAACTCTTCGATCAAAGCCTCCGTCGTCTCCTGCGGGATGTATAGGGTGTAAGGGAACCGGCTGTCGAAAATGTTGAAGTCCAACCGAGTGTCGAGGACCGCATAATGTCCTGATTTGATCGGCTTTCCGACGGCCAGAAACCGCTCCTCGATCCCTCGCAGTGACAGGACTTCCAGTGTCCGGCCATGAATGGTCAGTGCCCGGGATTGATTGATACGGTTCGTGCGCCGCTCGATGACAGCGACCCGCAACCCGGCAAGTCTGAGTTCGCAAGAGAGCCAAAGTCCGACAGGGCCTCCACCTACGATGATGCAATCGTAAATTTCCTTCATTTCCAGCCCCTTCTATCCGTGAGCGGGGTGCTCCCGCCGTCACCAACAGTCATTAGCCGGTGAGCCGATGCTTCACTCTCCCCGTCCTGCCAACATGTTTCGCCAAACGGCCATTGTTCGCTGCCCCTTCGTCCATAGACCCAGACCGTTGAACGATCCTGCAGCGCCGCAGGATCGTTCAACCGGCAAGCGCACAATCCGGATAGTCATCGTGTGTTGGCGGACAGTTCGCCAAGGACACATGAAGGAGTCATCCAATGTCCAGTTTTTTCAACTTGCTCGCATCGGGCGTGATGCTTGCCGCAACCATGGGAGAACCAGCAGCAATGGCAGCCGATAGCACACCGAAATCCATCGTTCTCGTCCATGGCGGCTTCGTCGATGGTTCGGGATGGGAAGGCGTCTACGACATCCTCAAGAGCGACGGTTACGATGTCACTATCGTCCAGAACCCGACGGTCACCCTGGAGGATGACATCAGGGTCACGAAACGCGCGATCGCTGCGGCGACCGGCGACGTGGTTTTGGTTGGCCACTCCTACGGTGGCGTCGTCATCTCCGAGGCAGGAGCCGAATCCAAAGTAAAATCGCTCGTCTACATTGCCGCTTTTGCGCCCGACGCCGGTGAATCGGTCTCCAGCCTGATCGCAAATCCCGTCCCCGGCGCTGCTGCACCTCCGATCCTGCCGCCAGTCGATGGTTTTCTGTTCCTCGATAAATCGAAGTTCGCGCAATCGTTTGCCGCCGATGTGCGCCCCGACCTCGCCGCCTTCATGGCAGCCTCACAGGTTCCGTGGGGCGTCGGCGCTCTCGATGGCAGGGTCACTGTTCCGGCATGGAAGGCCAAGCCTAGCTGGTATCTTGTCGCCACCGATGACAAGATGATTCCACCAGATGCCCAGCGGGGGATGGCCAAGCGGGCCGGCGCCAAGACCGTCGAGATCCCTGGCAGCCATGCGGTCTATGTCTCTAACCCAAAAGCAGTCGCCGAGATCATAGAAGACGCCGCCAACACCAAGAAGAGCGGCTAAGTTATTTCTCGGGTCGCCGCCGCTCCTATGTTTCGGCGACCCACCACTGCAGAATCGTTCAATTGACAATTGAGTGGCCATGATATCTTGCGCTGTGCCATCTTGTTGGACGTGGGAACGCTACTATGACCCTGAATGTGAAGCTTGTTGAAGTGGCGACCGTCCCCATTGGTCTGCCCCACAGGACCGAGCTAAAGTTATCGGTCCGCGGCTTGTCATGTTCGAGACTGATCGCCGCTGACGTGAACTATGGTTTCAAGCCGACCGAAAGCAATCCCAGTTTTCCGACCTGGGAGGGCGCCTACAGTATTGGCGTGCACTTTAACGACGAGAGGAGCGAGGTATTCCTCGACGGACGCTATTACGCTCACCCCAATCGCAAGGGTCAGACGCATTTTCTCTATGTCTCGGAACTTGCACATATCGATTTTACGACGCCGCGGCATACACAGGAGGTGATCCTGCAGCGCAGCTTTATGCGCGAGATTGCTGATGACCTTGAAGTGCCGCGTGTCACGCATCTGGGCAACAGTCTGTACCATATGACCGACGATCCCGTCCTTCGGCGCCTTGCCCTCAGGATCTATCCGTTCTTCGATGCACCCGAGACGATCGATCCCTTGATGGCGGATCACTACATGTGGAGCCTTGGTATCTACCTTTGCGCCCACTATGGCGATCTTACCGCTCGACGCCCGATCGTCGGGGGACTGAGCACCTGGCAGGAACGGCTAGCCAAGGACGTCATCGAAACCAGCTTGGTTGGCGGAATCGGACTTGCTGAGCTCGCTCAGCTTTGCGGTCTTCGCATCAGCCAATTCGCGCATGGTTTCAAGCGATCCACAGGGGTAGCACCCTATGAATGGCTCCTCAGAAGGCGAATCGAGCGCGCCAAGGAGAATCTCCTGTCGGGCAGTAAACTCTCGGAAGTTGCTGTTGCATGCGGCTTTGCCGATGAAAGCCACCTGACCCGGATGTTCCGGCGAGCGGTTGGGGTGACGCCAGGCACATGGCGAACAGACAGAGCAACTGCTCTCCGACATTAGCTATCAACTGGAACTTACTGTGCGTCTTGGCCCCGAAGCTTAACAGGAACCGGCGGAGTGGCTTGAAAGTCGCATGGCGGAACAGCCGTCCATCTTCGCTCTGTTAAAGATTGATGCAACGTCGAACCGAGCGTTTAGGTACATCCGATCCCACGGACACCGCCCTTTAGGAAAACAATCACTATCGATAATATTCAAGTATCGATAATGATGGATTATGACTCGGGGGGCTGTAAAGTCGGGACAACACGCGGCTGCAACGACCAAAAACGGGATGAAAAATAACGGTTGCCAGAGGGATTCACGATGACATGCCCACGCAACAGCTATTCGCTTCGGGCCGTCGCACGATGGCGTTGCGCCCTCGCCAGCTCGACAAACCGGCGCTTAACCTCTTCAAACAAGACCGGTGGCAGCGCGCCAAAATAGCCGGTTTCACTGTCCATCGGCCTGACGTCGGGTCCGGGCCAGACGAAACGGTTACTCTCTGTCAGAACAATCCACGAGCGCTCGTCGTCAAGTCCCAGGCGCCGTTTGGTGGCAGCCGGGATTTCAACAGCGTCTTGCGGATCGGATGGCGGCGAATGCGTGACAGGCAAAACTCGCACGACCGGCGTTCCGTCTTCCAGTGTGGCAACAATCGCCAGAACCAGCACAGGGCGGTCCTTGTCGCCCTCCTCCCGGCCTTCGAGATGCTGCCAATGCCAAAGATACGAATATCGGAACAGCCAGCCGACCTTCGGTTCAGTCGGCAGCATGCGTATCCGTCAACAGTTCGGCGTTGAGATGATCCAGGCCCGGCTCCATCCGCGATGCTTCAATGGCGCCGAGGTCATCGTCGCCGAGCATGCTCGAAAGTTCAACACGTCGATCGCGCTTTGCCAGGCGAACATAGTCCTCATAAGCAATGAGAACGGTGCGAGGACGACCGTTTTTAGTGATAATGACAGGCTCGCGGACTGCAGCGTCCTGATAGGCCCCAAAATTTTTCGAAACCGCCGCAGCGGTAACAGTTGACGTCATGATAGAACTCCTTTGTTCCGGAATATACGGGATTTCCGGAACTTTTGCAAATTCCCTATCCGGCGAGGCCTATAAGATGAAGCATAAATCGCAGATCGGGCCTGCAGCTGACCAGACGGTCCTGAAGCGCGCCGAGGAACTGGATGCACTCGATGCCATCCTGCCGTTCGATCACCGCGACCAGCTCGCCGAACTTCTGACCGATGAAGACGTCGCGACGCTCAAACACCTGGCCAGCTAGGCATGGGCGACAATACCATGCGGGCATTGGCGTCCGACCTTGCCTATCTTGAAGTTTGGTGTTCCGTCGCCACCGGCACTCTCCTCCCCTGGCCGGCTCCGGAAAGCCTGCTTCTGAAATTCGTCGCCCATCATCTTTGGGACCCAGTCGAGCGGGAAAGCAATGCCGATCATGGCATGCCCGAGGACGTCGCGATCGCCCTCCGCCTCAAGGGGTTGCTGAGAAGCACCGGACCGCATGCGCCGGCGACCGTTCGCCGCCGGTTGACGAGCTGGTCGATCCTGACGCGCTGGCGCGGGCAGACCGGATCGTTTTCGGCGCCGTCGCTGAAAAGCGCACTCCGGTTGGCGCTTCGCACCAGCAATCGCCCGCGGCAGAGAAAAAGCAAGAAGGCCGTCACCGGCGATATCCTCGCCAAACTGCTTGCGGCTTGCGCGGGCGATCGGCTGGTCGACCTGCGTGATCGGGCGCTGCTGCTGATGGCTTTCGCATCCGGCGGCAGACGCCGTTCCGAAGTGGCGGGACTGCGCGTCGAGGATCTGGTGGACGAGGAACCGGTTCGCGCCAATCCGGCTGACGAGCACTCTCCTCCCCTGCCTGACGATACATCTCGGCCGCACCAAGACGACTTCAGCGGATGACGACGAGCATGTGGTCCTGATCGGCAGGCCTGTGACGGCACTCAGGTATTGGCTGACAGAGGCAAAGATCGAAGCAGGTCCAGCCTTTCGGCGTATCGACCAGTGGGGCAATCTTGACCGGCGAGCGATGACGCCGCAGTCCGTCAACCTTATCCTGAAATCCCGCATCAAGCAGGCCGGGCTGGACCCGGCGCAGTTTTCTGCCCACGGACTTCGATCCGGTTATCTCATAGAAGCTGCCAGCCGCAGCATTCCATTGCCTGAAGCCATGCAGCAGTCGCTGCATAAATCCGTCACACAAGCGTCGGGATACTACAACAACACCGAACGTAAAATGGGGCGCGCTGCACGGTTGGTGCTCTGATGGCGTGCTGCCAGCGCCATCGTACGAGCGCCGGGGCCGGACTGCCATTGATGCGCGAGATACCCGATCGTGAAGAAATTGCCGGCAGGAGATATGGCCAGCAGCGCGAAAACGGCGGTTCGTAATATGCCAAAGCGTGTCATAGGCTGCTCTCCGGACGATCGAATTCATCGCCAAACAGGAATGTTTGTCGGCGCGCCGGCCGCAACCGCAAACAGGGACGATTCGACGGAACGTCCTTCTACTCTGGCGAACTGGTGTCCACCCACCAGCGCGGCTCCCGTCAGGATGAGCACCACAGCGGTGGCTAGGCGGGGCGATGCAAAGGAAGACCACAGCCATTTCGAACTCGGGTTCCGGCGCGCGCCGAGCCCGTCAAGCACCTTCCGGGCCAGAAGGCTGTCATAGACTTCATCGGTGGCAGCTTCGCGGACCAGGCGGTCGACCGGATTCTCATCCAGGCGGTCCTCCACCAGCCGGCGGTATGGCGCCGGCTAGGTCGATACGTCGTCGCCGAAACGGTGTTTCAGATTCTTGAATTTTACGTCACGCATTGTCATACCCTTGGGCCTCCGCCTGCTTTTTCCATATGCTCCCACAACGCGCGCCGCGCGCGGACCAGAAGCTGCTCCCATCACCTGTGCGATTTCCGCAACGTCGAGATCGGCGACCGCGCGCAGGAGCAGCGCCATGCGCTGGCGCCGCGGCAAGTCGAGGATCCCTTTGCGGGCCAAGGCCAGCCCCGACCGTCCGGATAGTCTCGCCTCGACGTCTGGTTCTTCAAAGGCAGGCTCGGCGTGCATCGCGTCCAGCCCGACGAGACGCAGCAGCGCGTTTCAGGGCTTGTCGCAAATATTTTCGTAGGCCGCGATTGTCCCCTAAACGGTGTGCATTTCATACTTTGTTAACCTTTGCAGTCCGAAGAGGCGCGCAAGCAGATCGTTCTGGTCGTTGACGGTCCAACTGCCGGAAAAGCCAAAGCCCTTCCTCAAACACAGCATCGCCTCGAAACCCGAGATGGTTCGCCGCGCAGTGTTGAATGACTGGAACCCGCCGATCTTGGGCATGCTCTTCTTCAGCCGGAAGTGGTCGCTTTCGATGCCTTGTTGGAGATGCTTGGTGGCGTAAGCCACTTGCCGCGGATCCTGACGTAGGTCTCATCGACGCGACCGAGCCGCAATGTGGCCGACGAAACTGACGCAACCGCTTCTCGATCATCGGCGCGTAGGCCAGAACCCAGCGGTTGATCGTGCTATGGTCGACCTCGAAACCGCGTTCCCGGAACATCTCCTCCAAATCGCGATAGCTGAGCGGATAATGCAAATACCAGGCAACCGCCTGCACAATCAGCAACGCCTCAAAATGCCGTCCCTTGAAATCGTCTTTCGATTGGCTTTTCGGCTTCTCGGTAAGACCAAACTAAACTTTCTGGTCGAGGTCCTTTTCTAAGGCTAGCAGCGTTTGAGCAATTCCGGCGGCTTCGGAAATATGGTCACGACATGCCACGCTTGCGGCGTCGGGGTCGTTGCGTAGAATGGCGTTGAAAATCTCGCGCATCTTTGCCGGGCCGGAAACCTTACGGTTTGTGGTGGAAAGCGTCATGACCCGCAGCCTTGAAATACGACCGTTCAGGCGCTTTACGATATCCCAGGCGATTTCGTGGCCGCCGGAGAGAAAGATCGTCTCGTAGAACTCCGTCGTTGCCGAAAGGATTGTCAGCGCGTCGTCCTTGGCGGAGTTTCGATCAAGGTCCTCCAGCACCTTTTTCAGCTTTTCCTTGGTGGCCGCGTCGGCATTGCGGGCACAATCGGCGACCGCCGTGGTTTCGAGCGCGGTGCGGATATCGTAGATCTGCCGGGCCAGGTTCCAGTCGAGCAGGGCAACAATCGGACCCTGCTTGGGGGCTGTCTCGACCAGTCCTTCCGCTTCCAGATGGCGCAGTACCTCCCGGATCACAGAGCGCGAGACGCCGAGTTGATCACACAAAGTACGCTCCACCAATCTCTGCCCTGGCGCAAAGGCGCCGGCGATGATGGCGTTGCGCAGCCTGTCGAGCGCCATTTCACGCAGGGTGATCGGCGGGTTTTCGATACGCAGCGAATCGATGTGGAGCGCGGTTTCAGCAGCGGTGGGGGCCAGTCGATTTTGAGTCATGTTTCCTCTTAGACGCAAGAAAGATTCGAAACAAGCTTGACACGTGATATTATGGTATACCATCCTACAGTCAGTTGACATAATACGAGAGAAACTATGGCGCTCGAAATCCGCAAGACCCTGCTGCAGGTGGAAACCACACTGATCGAAGGCGGCAAGGCGGCTCCCGTTCCGTTGAAGCTGTATTCAGCTATCGCCGTGATCAAGAACCCTTGGGCGGGACACGGCTTCGTCGAGGATCTGAAACCGGAAATTCATGCCGCCGCGCCGGTACTCGGTGCGTTGTTGACAAAGATGATCATCGATGCTGTCGGTTCGGGCGACATGGTGGAGGCCTACGGCAAGTCGGCGGTTGTCGGCCTCGACGGCGAAATCGAGCATGCGTCAGCGCTCATCCATACGCTTCGCTTTGGCAATCACTATCGGCAGGCGGTCGGAGCCAAGTCCTACCTGGCCTTCTGCAATACGCGCGGGCCGGCCAATGCGCCGGTGATGATCCCGCTGATGGACAAGAACGACGAGGGACGCCGCTCGCATTACCTGACCATCCAGACATCGGTCCCCGATGCGCCGGCGGCCGGCGAAATCCTCATTGCGCTCGGCGCTTCGGTCGGTGGCCGCCCGCATCATCGCATCGGCGATCGCTACCAGGACCTGAAGGATCTCGGCAACGACGACGTCAACAATCCGGCAGCGGTCTGAGATGATGACGGTCCGGCGGTTGCAGACGCAACAGGGCGCGGCCTTTGCCGAAACCGGCAGCGGCGAACCGCTGGTGCTGATCCATGGGGTTGGCATGCGCCTCGAGGCCTGGGCGCCGCAGATGGCAGCATTGGGCAGGACGCATCGCGTGATCGCGGTCGACATGCCGGGACATGGTGAAAGCCAAAGCCTGCCGCAGGGCGCCGGACTGGAAGCCTTCGTCGGCTGGATTTCCACCGTGCTCGACGATCTCAAACTTGAGAATGTCAGCATCGCCGGTCATTCGATGGGAGCGCTGATCGCCGGTGGCGCGGCGGCGACCCTGGGTGACAGGATCGCCCGCGTCGCCCTGCTCAACGGCGTCTACCGTCGAGACTCCGCAGCACGCGCGGCAGTCCTGACCCGAGCCGCAGAGATCCGCGATGGCATGATCGACTTCGACGGCCCGTTGCTGCGCTGGTTCGGAGAGGACAGCAGGGA from Pararhizobium gei includes the following:
- a CDS encoding plasmid maintenance toxin (PemK-like); its protein translation is MLPTEPKVGWLFRYSYLWHWQHLEGREEGDKDRPVLVLAIVATLEDGTPVVRVLPVTHSPPSDPQDAVEIPAATKRRLGLDDERSWIVLTESNRFVWPGPDVRPMDSETGYFGALPPVLFEEVKRRFVELARAQRHRATARSE
- a CDS encoding amino acid synthesis family protein; translated protein: MALEIRKTLLQVETTLIEGGKAAPVPLKLYSAIAVIKNPWAGHGFVEDLKPEIHAAAPVLGALLTKMIIDAVGSGDMVEAYGKSAVVGLDGEIEHASALIHTLRFGNHYRQAVGAKSYLAFCNTRGPANAPVMIPLMDKNDEGRRSHYLTIQTSVPDAPAAGEILIALGASVGGRPHHRIGDRYQDLKDLGNDDVNNPAAV
- a CDS encoding GntR family transcriptional regulator produces the protein MTQNRLAPTAAETALHIDSLRIENPPITLREMALDRLRNAIIAGAFAPGQRLVERTLCDQLGVSRSVIREVLRHLEAEGLVETAPKQGPIVALLDWNLARQIYDIRTALETTAVADCARNADAATKEKLKKVLEDLDRNSAKDDALTILSATTEFYETIFLSGGHEIAWDIVKRLNGRISRLRVMTLSTTNRKVSGPAKMREIFNAILRNDPDAASVACRDHISEAAGIAQTLLALEKDLDQKV
- a CDS encoding alpha/beta fold hydrolase — translated: MMTVRRLQTQQGAAFAETGSGEPLVLIHGVGMRLEAWAPQMAALGRTHRVIAVDMPGHGESQSLPQGAGLEAFVGWISTVLDDLKLENVSIAGHSMGALIAGGAAATLGDRIARVALLNGVYRRDSAARAAVLTRAAEIRDGMIDFDGPLLRWFGEDSRDSAVYRLTHDWLSSVDQNGYATAYQAFAAGDGTYADCWPRIRCPALFLTGSDDPNSTPAMAQAMAQAAPAGYAVLIDGHRHMVNLTAPDEVNTILADWLARKEERT
- a CDS encoding alpha/beta fold hydrolase yields the protein MGEPAAMAADSTPKSIVLVHGGFVDGSGWEGVYDILKSDGYDVTIVQNPTVTLEDDIRVTKRAIAAATGDVVLVGHSYGGVVISEAGAESKVKSLVYIAAFAPDAGESVSSLIANPVPGAAAPPILPPVDGFLFLDKSKFAQSFAADVRPDLAAFMAASQVPWGVGALDGRVTVPAWKAKPSWYLVATDDKMIPPDAQRGMAKRAGAKTVEIPGSHAVYVSNPKAVAEIIEDAANTKKSG
- a CDS encoding type II toxin-antitoxin system Phd/YefM family antitoxin; its protein translation is MTSTVTAAAVSKNFGAYQDAAVREPVIITKNGRPRTVLIAYEDYVRLAKRDRRVELSSMLGDDDLGAIEASRMEPGLDHLNAELLTDTHAAD
- a CDS encoding helix-turn-helix domain-containing protein: MTLNVKLVEVATVPIGLPHRTELKLSVRGLSCSRLIAADVNYGFKPTESNPSFPTWEGAYSIGVHFNDERSEVFLDGRYYAHPNRKGQTHFLYVSELAHIDFTTPRHTQEVILQRSFMREIADDLEVPRVTHLGNSLYHMTDDPVLRRLALRIYPFFDAPETIDPLMADHYMWSLGIYLCAHYGDLTARRPIVGGLSTWQERLAKDVIETSLVGGIGLAELAQLCGLRISQFAHGFKRSTGVAPYEWLLRRRIERAKENLLSGSKLSEVAVACGFADESHLTRMFRRAVGVTPGTWRTDRATALRH
- a CDS encoding RNA polymerase sigma factor, whose amino-acid sequence is MHAEPAFEEPDVEARLSGRSGLALARKGILDLPRRQRMALLLRAVADLDVAEIAQVMGAASGPRAARVVGAYGKSRRRPKGMTMRDVKFKNLKHRFGDDVST
- a CDS encoding FAD-dependent monooxygenase: MKEIYDCIIVGGGPVGLWLSCELRLAGLRVAVIERRTNRINQSRALTIHGRTLEVLSLRGIEERFLAVGKPIKSGHYAVLDTRLDFNIFDSRFPYTLYIPQETTEALIEEFALELGVEIHRGAVAERVVSGADGGVTVSGANERPFELHGRYVVGADGARSLVRLQAGIEFEGHSGSGTWFLGDVVLASPPDAPLVSAFNEHGCVLIAPLGDGVHYRIVVNEAEDSGRRRQDAVTLEELCRATARVVGSDFGAHSPLWLSRFDNETRLAKSYRRGNIFLAGDAAHIHLPAGGQGMNVGIQDAMNLGWKLAAVATGTAPAELLDTYESERLPVGIYLRDTTMAQSHLITAFSARGRALRGLFNDMLKVPAINAYFANQVSGFAVQYPEPLPGSAPPRSGLVGNRIRDMPLRLSDGTDATLFGLLSKGQWLDLIISEGAKVERPDWLHPRSVVEARGVPTAHGDTLRDIGAILVRPDGYVAQTAASTSTREG